The Desulfonatronovibrio hydrogenovorans DSM 9292 genome includes a window with the following:
- a CDS encoding DUF4198 domain-containing protein, with amino-acid sequence MKKGIIVLALAANLVLMSAVSALAHCIWAEVPTRVDVGQEFGITAFYADPDDPLDERDLTNLNLYVFKPNGQTVEIPLEEKAAHYEAVAKLTNAGQHLFVLERDPNRHRLTEIRDFSKAVTWAGQQGSILHDPVGIPLEINPVEVVELDNGQVEMTVQVLYNGNPVGGGEIEVFKSVDPTSFLYEEIAELDVPATGTVSLVLDPSRKYVFETDHRVPAREISGTGMAITEVRFRSTLFVGAN; translated from the coding sequence ATGAAAAAAGGTATTATTGTTCTGGCCCTGGCCGCCAATCTGGTATTGATGAGTGCTGTCAGCGCCCTGGCCCATTGCATCTGGGCCGAGGTCCCGACCAGGGTGGATGTGGGGCAGGAATTCGGGATAACCGCTTTTTATGCAGATCCTGATGATCCCCTGGATGAAAGGGATCTGACCAATCTTAATCTTTATGTATTCAAACCCAATGGTCAGACCGTAGAAATTCCCCTGGAAGAGAAAGCCGCCCATTATGAGGCAGTGGCCAAGCTGACCAATGCCGGGCAGCACTTGTTCGTGCTGGAGCGGGATCCCAACAGACACAGATTGACGGAAATCAGGGATTTCAGCAAGGCTGTGACCTGGGCTGGCCAGCAGGGCTCAATCCTTCATGATCCGGTCGGGATTCCCCTGGAAATCAATCCTGTGGAAGTTGTGGAACTGGACAACGGCCAGGTGGAAATGACCGTCCAGGTACTGTATAATGGAAATCCTGTAGGTGGTGGTGAAATAGAGGTCTTTAAATCCGTTGATCCGACCTCATTTTTATATGAGGAGATTGCCGAACTTGATGTACCGGCTACCGGCACGGTCAGCCTGGTTCTTGATCCGTCCCGCAAATACGTCTTTGAAACCGACCACAGGGTCCCGGCCAGGGAAATATCCGGTACCGGCATGGCCATTACTGAGGTCCGGTTCCGCTCCACTCTTTTTGTTGGAGCCAACTAG